The genomic DNA TCAATTTATTTTCTCTATCGTAACATGAACGGTCTTTATATGAACGGAAATTTTTGCCGTGATGGATTGTTCCTTTTAGACGAAAAGTGACGAACGTGGTATCTTTAACGTTGGAGAATATTCGGATTGGGGTGACGTAATTGAAGAAAAAGATACTAGTTGTTCATACAGGTGGAACGATCGCCATGAGTGAAGATAAAGAAACTGGAAAAGTCCTGCCTGGTGAAGTCAATCCTTTACATGAAACATATGCACTTTTGTCCCAAATTGCAGAGGTGACGATGGACGATTTTATCAATCTTCCCTCTCCTCATGTTACACCAGATCATATGATGGAATTATCCAATTATATACGAGCAAAGCTGGTGGAAACTGATTTTGACGGAGTTGTGGTGACTCATGGAACAGATACGTTAGAAGAGACCGCTTATTTACTTGATCTGATGCACGGTCACGACGTTCCGATCATCCTGACAGGAGCCATGCGATCCAGTAACGAGTTAGGGGCAGACGGACCTCATAACCTCATTTCATCAGTTCGGGTGGCTGCAAGTGACGCGGCTAGAGACAAAGGCGTATTAGTCGTTTTCAACGATGAAATCCATACGGCAAAGAATGTTACGAAAACCCATACGAGTAATATCGCAACGTTCCAGAGTCCTCAATACGGGCCGATAGGGATTGTGACGAAAAGGGGAGTCTTCTTCCACCATAATCTGGTGAATAAAGAACATTACAAAACATTAGCATTAACAAAAAATGTGATTCTTTTGAAAGCCTATGCAGGCATGCAGAAGGAACTTTTACGCTCCGTCCGGATGATGGATGTCGATGGTCTTGTCATTGAAGCGCTCGGACAAGGGAACCTGCCTCCTGAACTCCTTGAGGAAATTGATGCTTTTATCGAAAAAGATATTCCGATCGTACTTGTCTCAAGGTGTTTCAACGGTATCGTCCAAGACATCTACAGCTATGATGGCGGCGGTAAACAATTGAAGGAACGAGGCGTCATTTTCACGAATGGCTTAAACGGTCAAAAAGCACGGCTGAAATTGATGGTCACCTTGGAGATGAACCTTACACACGATGAACTAGTGGAAGCGTTTCGAACGAATTGAAAACATGCAAAAAAGGCTGTCCAGAAAACATTTCTGGCAGCCTTTCGTTTAGTGACGGATTAAAAAGCTCCGTCTTTCTCTCTTCTCAATATTTCGTTGGCAATGAGACCACCATGAAAACGACCGTTCTCAATGAATATTTCATTGGCGTTATTTCCAGCTGCAATTACACCCGCAATGAAAATACCATCCACGTTTGTTTCCATCGTTTCATCATTGAAATGAGGCCGTCCCGTTTCAGGATCGATTTCGACTCCCATCTTCGTCAAGAACGTATGATCAGGGTGATAGCCAGTCATGGCAAATACGAAATCATTCGGAATTTCAACCTTCTCTCCATCTGCCTCATATACGAGTGATCCAGGCTTGATTTCTTTCACCTCAGCATTGAATACCATGTTGACCCGGTCATGTTTCACTAATGCTTCGAATTCCGGTAAAATCCATGGCTTTATGCTTCCGGAATACTCTTCCCCTCGGTAAAGGACCGTTACGCGGGCACCTACCTTCTCTAGTTCAAGTGCAGCATCGACAGCAGAGTTCTTCCCGCCTATGACTGTAACATCACAATCGAAATAAGGATGAGCTTCTTTAAAGTAGTGGAAGACCTTGTCTAGCTCTTCTCCCGGTACATCCATATAATTCGGGTGATCATAGTAACCTGTAGCGATGATCACATAGGGGGTTACATACGTATGTTCAGCTCCGCCCTTGCGAACGGAAAAGACCGTGAACCGCCCATCCTTCATTCTCTCCACACGTTGCACCTTCTCATATGAATGAACGGTCAGTCGTTTCCTCTTCACGACTTCCCGGTAATAAGATAAAGCTTGATTTCTCTTCGGTTTCCTTCCCTCGATAACAAACGGCATATCCCCGATCTCCAATTTCTCACTCGTACTGAAGAACTGTTGGTGTGTCGGATAATTGTATATTGAGTTGACGATATTCCCTTTTTCAATGACAACCGGTTTCAAACCGATTTCTTCAAGTGCGATTGCAGCCGAAAGACCACAGGGACCACCGCCTACGATGATTGCGTCAGCATGCATAGTTCCGTTTCACTCCTACTGTGACTTCTCTCTTTCTGTTTCTCTTATTCCTATCATATGCCAAATCGACATATTGATCATTTCTCGCTGGGGATGACCAAAACATTGATTTAACATGGTCCTACGTCAAAAACCCCCTATCATACATATAGATGATAGGGGATTTTGCTATAGGTTTCAACTGAACAGTCTTAGATCCAACCTCTGAAACGGGATGCTTCCGCCATTTTCCTAACGCCTACCATATAAGCCGCAAGCCTCATATTCACCTTACGGTTGGTTGCCGTTGTCAGGATATTGTTAAAGGCTTTCACCATTACTTGTTCTAATTTCTGCTCGACTTCCTCTTCCGTCCAGTAATATCCTTGATTGTTCTGGACCCACTCGAAGTAAGAAACTGTGACTCCACCTGCACTCGCCAATACATCCGGTACGAGGAGGATATCACGCTCAGTCAGGATGTTCGTCGCTTCAATCGTTGTTGGACCATTTGCAGCTTCCACGACGATTGATGCTTTTATGTCATGAGCATTGTGCTTCGTGATCTGGTTTTCGATTGCAGCTGGTACAAGAATATCGCAATCGAGTTCAAGCAGATCCTGATTTGATATCGTATCTTTGAACAGCTTGGTAACAGTACCGAAGCTGTCTCTTCGATCCAACAGATAATCAATGTCCAATCCGTCCGGATCATGTAATCCGCCATAAGCGTCGGAAATTCCGATCACTTTTGCTCCAGCATCGTACATGAATTTGGCAAGGAAGCTTCCTGCATTACCGAAGCCCTGGATGACGACACGCGCTCCTTCCAGGTTGATTCCTTTTTGTTTAGCAGCTTCACGGATACAGATGGTGACACCTTTCGCCGTAGCTGATTCTCTTCCATGGGAACCGCCCAGAACGAGTGGTTTTCCTGTAATGAACCCTGGTGAATCGAATTCTCGGATCCTGCTGTACTCGTCCATCATCCAGGCCATGATTTGAGAGTTCGTAAAGACATCCGGTGCAGGGATATCTTTTGTCGGTCCTACAATTTGACTGATTGCACGGACATATCCACGGCTCAACCTTTCGAGTTCGCGGAATGACATATCCCGGGGATCACAGATGATTCCACCTTTACCCCCGCCATAGGGTAAATCCACAATCCCAGCTTTTAGACTCATCCAGATGGATAGAGCCTTGACTTCCGTTTCAGTTACATTCGGGTGAAACCTTACTCCACCTTTTGTCGGTCCTACTGAATCATTGTGTTGAGCACGATAACCAGTGAAGATCTTGATGGCGCCATCATCCATTCTTACAGGAATACGGACGGTCATCAATCTTACCGGCTCTTTTAATAGCTCGAACACCTCTTCAGGGTACCCTAACTTATCTAAAGCATCATTGATAACGGTTTGTGTTGATAATAATACGTTGTCTTGTCCATTGTTCTCTTGTTCATTGGCAGACATGGTTTACCTCCCGTGAAAAATCCAAAAGTAAATAAGTATGATTTCAATTTCTCAATGCATAGTATACACCCTAGCAGGCATTATGAGAAGTGATATATATAAGTTTTCTATATTAAGTTGTAAACGCTTTCTTAGCTTGCAAACCAAACGCGTTTTACATACATGCAATCTTGGTTCAAGGGTGTTTGAACGCTGTAAAACATCCATTACATCAGGATATTTCCGTTATTGAGGCATATAAATAGAAAACTTGGCGTTTGCCAAGTTTTTCTTCAATCATTTATTTTTTGATAAGAAGTGATGATTGATGCGTCCAATTGCCTCTTGATCGAGAATCAACTTTCCATATTCCCTGACACGCCATTTCGTGATCGTTGAAGGGTTCCCGAATTCTGACAAAAGCGCGACGAACATATCAACATCAAGCTGGACATAATCCTCTTCTTCAAAAGAGGCATAATAACGTCCATTGAAATAATAAATCTCGCCACCTGTGATACCAAGCGGGTATACACGAGATGTCAATGAAATCAGATCATCGAACCCATTAAATTCGTAGAAGACATCATCACTGATATCCATAGTCACTTGAAGCTCCAGGAATTCATCATCATAATCTTCATCTTCATTCGTGGATTGCCCCTTCGTAACAATTACGACCATCCCTTGAGCAGGTAATGAAAAAACCTCGACAGCAATCGGACCATCTGCTTTGAAGCCCAATTCATCATCAGCTTCCAACATCATATCCCTGAAGAGTTCATGTACTTTAGGCAGGTCTTGCCACATTTCATCTTTGGAAATGCCACGTTCGTCAAGGTCATCCAAAGTTAAAAACACTTTGATTTTATTATATGTCAAACGCTCCAGTCGCATATATGGTCCTCCTTAACAGCAATACTCCACCCTTTCTACACTATATGATTGGTGAAAGAATAAGGTTCATGATGGTCATGTTGTTCTTCATGAAATCAGGATGAGTGAGGGGACCCCCCCTGATGATTGCATTCAGTTTTTCCGATGAAAGCTGAAAATATGGGCCTCTGAAGGAGCACACAGTCTCAGTGGCAGAGCAGTGTAACCATAACCGTTACTGATGAACAATTTTGTAACTCCTTTATCAAATAAGCCACCTCTAGCTGCGATCCCCCATTTAAAAAAACGGATTTGGCCTCCGTGTGTATGTCCGCTCAGTACAAAGCCTATATCATCTTCCTTTTTAATTTTATGAATAATAGCGGGGTTGTGGCTGACCAGTATTTTGTATCCATCTTCATCCACATCCTGAAGAGCCAGATCAAGTCGGTCTCGATCCATAGTGGGATCATCGACACCGAGCAGGTACAGCCTGTCTTCCTCTGTGTCAAAACGGGCACATGTATTGTCAAGGATCGAAACACCTTTCTCCCTCAACAAAACATCGAGTTTACGAAAGTCCACCTCATAATCATTATTCCCCCATACAAAATAAATAGGTGCCAATTTTGACAATTGATTCAAATTTTCCGAAACTCTATCAAATGGAACCCCTTTTTCTATAAGATCTCCACCTATGATGACGAGGTCCACTTCCTCATCAACCTGATCCAGTAATCGATTGTCGATTTGCCGTGTATGTATATCCGAAATAAAAAAAACCTTTAAGCCATTGAAGCTTTCAGGAAATCGATCCAAGTAGATGTCTTGTTTTTTTACAACGTTACGATGCGCTTCAAACCACATATAGAGGAACATTGTAATCGCTGAAAGGACAACAACGATTATCCAAACCATCATTCTGCACCATCCTGTCTCCTCACGACATTTTTGCTTTGTGTCATCGACATGATACCATAGATTGCTATACATGGTAAGATGACAAGCATGACCATTGCGTTCATGAGATAAAGGAAGTATACACTTAAAATGAACAGGATACAAAACAAAACGCGCATGAACCAGGTCGTTTTGGTCATTTGACGTAAATCGTCCGCCATCCACTGTACAATCACGCCATAGGCAATGATGCCGATAAGAGCCAGCACGGAGACCCAAATAAACGTGAACGGTTGGAAAATCAAGGACATGAGCCACCGCCTGAAATCCGGGTAAGACTCCGTCGGGATTTCATTGACGACAAGGTATAAGGACCAATAGCCAATCGATAATGCCAACAATCGCTTATACAAAAAATCCCCTCCCCCTACACGATATGTAGGGAGAAGGGGAATCATGTTCAGTCTTCTTTAATATCCAATACACGGAAGCCAGATGATTCAAGCTTTTGGACGAATTTATCAATATTTTGTTGCTTTTCTACCTTCATGACAATCCGTCGGACGAATTTATCGGTTTCATCAAACGTGGCGAGTGAAATGATATTTTCATGGAACTGTTTTGCAATTTCAGCGAGCCTTGCGATCCGTCCCTCTGCCTCAGAAGCTGAAAAGGAAATTCGAACACCCTTCTTCTTCATGCCGAAAGCACTTTGGAATTGTTCAATGACATCATAGCGTGTCACAATTCCAGTGAGATCCCCTTCACGATCCACTACTGCGACTAACGGTCGATCCTTCACAGTCAGAAAAGTCTTTTCAAATACCTCTTCTTCGTCAATGAAATCTTCCTTATAGGTTGCTACATCACCTGCGAGAGTCGATGAAAGGAAATCGTCACGTGTTAACGAAGACTCGAAAAAGGCTTTATAAATTTTATTAAGTGTGACAAGGCCGCCGTATTTACTGCCATTTACGACGGGCATCCCATCAATCTGGTATTCCTCCATCTTATGTAGGACATCCTTCAAGCAGTCAGTATGTTGGACCACATACGCTTTATTTTTCGGTATCATAACACTTCTTACAAACATCATATCCCCCCTGTTAATTTGCACTATAAACTATTTTCTCTAGAGAGCTGATAATTCCTACGTAACGTGGCACATTTTGTTTTTTGTCTGAATATTTAAACAATAGAGGTTGAAAATTATGTAAATTTACATTAAGATAATAATAAGAAAATCAGATCAAAAATTATGAAAATAAAAGTTAGGAGAGGACACACCATGACCATATCCAAGTTTACGAATAAGTCTCTCGTTCTCGATCAGGATTTGGAATACAGCCAGAAAATCGGACTCCCAGTAGAAGTTTATTGTATGAAGGAATACGAAACCGTTGCGTTCGGCCGCATTCAACTGATTACAAAGGATCATGTTCAAATCAATGACCAGCTTTTTTGCAGAAATGATAACGCTTTCTTCGGATGCCCTTGTCCCATGTAACTGAAGGATTACTTGTGGTAAAGGTTCACATCATATTCTTTTTTCAGCCATTCATAAACCTCATGGCGACGATCCCATGGAGCAGGTTTCTCCCAAAGTTCTTCTCCTCGTTCAATTGTTGCAATCCTTAACTCTTCATACTCTTTTTCAGCTTTCATATGTTTTCTTTTATAGAGGAACATTTGAATGAAGCAGAATACGCCAATAACAAACAAGATGAAAAGGATTCGATCCTGGAACAAATAGGCTGTCATTTTTCCTGCTGATAAAAACATGTTTTCAAACATCGGAAGTTTGTAAAAGTAAATATATAACAGTGAAAAAAACATGATTACGAACAAAGACAAAGACCACTTCAACAACAATTGCTCAAATCGCTGTTCCTTCTGTCTACGTTCCACGAGGTTCTTCACAACCTCTAAAGTCACTTCAGACACTTGGTATTGTTTGAACTTCCATAATTGAAGACCATCCATACGCATTCCCTCCTATTCAAACCTATGCGTGGAGGAAATGACGTATACATTGAATCAGAGCTCACGTTTTCAACGATCGATCTTAATGAAAACGTCAGATTCACTCTCTATCTCTGGAATCAAGTTAAAGCCGTTTGTAAAATAAAAAATCGTGAAAAACAATAAGAAAATAAAAGCAATGACGATGCCCCGGGTCACCCATATATGACCTTTACCGGAATAGGGCGTCTCTTTTTGTGTTGTCTTTTTTGGGCTTTTCCTGTGCTTGCTGCTTCTTGGCGGAAGGTTAAGGACATCGATTTCCTCAGTATCCTGAATCGCATTCATTTCGAGATTTGAAACGGGCTTCACCTTATTTCGTAAAGATGATGCTTGATCATGCTGGGTCATGATGAATCCTCCTTCATCGTTACTCTATTCTTGAAAGTTCGACTTGGCACGTACAGAGAAAACGTTATAGCGTATGATAAGACCTAATATGAAATCGATGAATATATGGACCACGATCGGGATGAGCAGATTCTGAGTCAGAAGGAAAATTCCACCCAATAGAAAGCTCAGCAACGTTACGAATAGCAGCAGGACAGGTTTGTAAACATACCGGATATGCATGAATGCAAAGAGTATACTAGCTGGAACATATCCTAGATTGACCTGCAGAATCCCTCTGAATAGTAATTCTTCTGAGATTCCGATCATGCAAGAAACAAATAAAAGGTGTGGAAACGAAATGGTGGCGAAGATACGCTCGTTGATTCCTCCATCATCCATCCATTTTCCAGGAGCTTTCTTCCACAGGATAACGTCAATGACAACGACAATCAGGATTGTAGGTATCGCCCACAACAAGATGGAATTGAGATCGAATGAAACCAAATCCAGCCAGGCAGATACATCTTGTTTGAAAATGAATGAAAGGATGACGGTCAATGCTAAGAAAATGATTTGGGTAAAATAAAGGTTGGCATAGAGCTCCCGTTGAGACAAGCTTTGGATGAGTTCTCTTTGATTCCTTCTCTTACCCATGCTCTACACGCTGGCCGAACATTTCAGCTAATTCCCTTTCCCAATCAAAATGATGTCCTCCCGATCCATCTCCTTGGTGCTGATCATTTTGATCCTGTTCAAACGTGCTTCTATCAATACCACAATGTGTACAACAATTTTCAGGCCGGTCCAAGAGGATTTCTGCAAATTCACTAAGGATGCCTGCACGCTTGCAATCATCGGATTCAATCCATTGCTTCATCCGCCGTAATCGATTACGCTTCTCATTGATTCGAACCTGTATTAATTCGAGCATCCCTTCGGTCCATTGCGTGAGTGAATCAGTACTTGAACGTAGATATTTCTCATAATGGAAGATCATGAATCGTTCACAGGTTTCACTCAACTCCATCCGTTCAAGTAATTCCTTCCATCCCTTTTGACGGTCCGGCATGGCCGCTACATTTTCTGCGAATTTCTGAATATCATGGCTACTCGGGAACTCGGACATCAAGAGTCTTTCCGGGATGAAATCATCCTGGTCATGATAAAGTAATAAAGCCAAGCTCTGGTCACCATCCCTGCCAGCTCGTCCGATTTCCTGAAGATAGGACTCCATATTCGGTGGAAAATGATAATGGATAACATATCTGATGTTCGATTTGTTGATGCCCATACCGAAAGCATTTGTACAGCATATAACATCCAGTTCATCGTAAAGGAACTGTTTTTGTATGAGAAGTCGATCGTCGTTTTCCATTCCCCCGTGGTAGTAAGCGACCCGTTCAACCCCTGCCTGTTTCAACATCTCAGTCAAATCCTCCGTCATCGCCCTGCTGGAGGTGTAAATGATTCCTGGTTTCTGCAAACGTTTCACAGATTCAATCAGGAGGTCGGTCTTTTCAGCAGGGTGATTAGCCTTTTCCATATGTATTGCAATGTTCGGTCGATCAACTGAATAAATATGCTGCTCGGGTTCTTCAAGGTTGAGCTGACGAATGATATCATCTCGGACTTTATTAGTAGCCGTTGCTGTCAGGGCAAGGACAGGAGGTCGCCCGATCCGGTTCCTGAAATCATCCAGCTTAAGGTAATCCGTCCTGAATTCATGTCCCCATTGGGAAATACAATGCGCCTCGTCGACCACGAACAAAGAAACCTTCAATTTGGCTATGGTGTTGGTGAAAACCTCTGTTTGTAACGTTTCTGGAGAAACATAAACAATCCTG from Pseudalkalibacillus sp. SCS-8 includes the following:
- a CDS encoding asparaginase, which translates into the protein MSEDKETGKVLPGEVNPLHETYALLSQIAEVTMDDFINLPSPHVTPDHMMELSNYIRAKLVETDFDGVVVTHGTDTLEETAYLLDLMHGHDVPIILTGAMRSSNELGADGPHNLISSVRVAASDAARDKGVLVVFNDEIHTAKNVTKTHTSNIATFQSPQYGPIGIVTKRGVFFHHNLVNKEHYKTLALTKNVILLKAYAGMQKELLRSVRMMDVDGLVIEALGQGNLPPELLEEIDAFIEKDIPIVLVSRCFNGIVQDIYSYDGGGKQLKERGVIFTNGLNGQKARLKLMVTLEMNLTHDELVEAFRTN
- a CDS encoding YpdA family putative bacillithiol disulfide reductase, which gives rise to MHADAIIVGGGPCGLSAAIALEEIGLKPVVIEKGNIVNSIYNYPTHQQFFSTSEKLEIGDMPFVIEGRKPKRNQALSYYREVVKRKRLTVHSYEKVQRVERMKDGRFTVFSVRKGGAEHTYVTPYVIIATGYYDHPNYMDVPGEELDKVFHYFKEAHPYFDCDVTVIGGKNSAVDAALELEKVGARVTVLYRGEEYSGSIKPWILPEFEALVKHDRVNMVFNAEVKEIKPGSLVYEADGEKVEIPNDFVFAMTGYHPDHTFLTKMGVEIDPETGRPHFNDETMETNVDGIFIAGVIAAGNNANEIFIENGRFHGGLIANEILRREKDGAF
- a CDS encoding Glu/Leu/Phe/Val dehydrogenase; translated protein: MSANEQENNGQDNVLLSTQTVINDALDKLGYPEEVFELLKEPVRLMTVRIPVRMDDGAIKIFTGYRAQHNDSVGPTKGGVRFHPNVTETEVKALSIWMSLKAGIVDLPYGGGKGGIICDPRDMSFRELERLSRGYVRAISQIVGPTKDIPAPDVFTNSQIMAWMMDEYSRIREFDSPGFITGKPLVLGGSHGRESATAKGVTICIREAAKQKGINLEGARVVIQGFGNAGSFLAKFMYDAGAKVIGISDAYGGLHDPDGLDIDYLLDRRDSFGTVTKLFKDTISNQDLLELDCDILVPAAIENQITKHNAHDIKASIVVEAANGPTTIEATNILTERDILLVPDVLASAGGVTVSYFEWVQNNQGYYWTEEEVEQKLEQVMVKAFNNILTTATNRKVNMRLAAYMVGVRKMAEASRFRGWI
- a CDS encoding genetic competence negative regulator, whose protein sequence is MRLERLTYNKIKVFLTLDDLDERGISKDEMWQDLPKVHELFRDMMLEADDELGFKADGPIAVEVFSLPAQGMVVIVTKGQSTNEDEDYDDEFLELQVTMDISDDVFYEFNGFDDLISLTSRVYPLGITGGEIYYFNGRYYASFEEEDYVQLDVDMFVALLSEFGNPSTITKWRVREYGKLILDQEAIGRINHHFLSKNK
- a CDS encoding metallophosphoesterase, with amino-acid sequence MVWIIVVVLSAITMFLYMWFEAHRNVVKKQDIYLDRFPESFNGLKVFFISDIHTRQIDNRLLDQVDEEVDLVIIGGDLIEKGVPFDRVSENLNQLSKLAPIYFVWGNNDYEVDFRKLDVLLREKGVSILDNTCARFDTEEDRLYLLGVDDPTMDRDRLDLALQDVDEDGYKILVSHNPAIIHKIKKEDDIGFVLSGHTHGGQIRFFKWGIAARGGLFDKGVTKLFISNGYGYTALPLRLCAPSEAHIFSFHRKN
- a CDS encoding CBS domain-containing protein yields the protein MMFVRSVMIPKNKAYVVQHTDCLKDVLHKMEEYQIDGMPVVNGSKYGGLVTLNKIYKAFFESSLTRDDFLSSTLAGDVATYKEDFIDEEEVFEKTFLTVKDRPLVAVVDREGDLTGIVTRYDVIEQFQSAFGMKKKGVRISFSASEAEGRIARLAEIAKQFHENIISLATFDETDKFVRRIVMKVEKQQNIDKFVQKLESSGFRVLDIKED
- a CDS encoding DUF2663 family protein, with amino-acid sequence MDGLQLWKFKQYQVSEVTLEVVKNLVERRQKEQRFEQLLLKWSLSLFVIMFFSLLYIYFYKLPMFENMFLSAGKMTAYLFQDRILFILFVIGVFCFIQMFLYKRKHMKAEKEYEELRIATIERGEELWEKPAPWDRRHEVYEWLKKEYDVNLYHK
- a CDS encoding type II CAAX endopeptidase family protein, translating into MGKRRNQRELIQSLSQRELYANLYFTQIIFLALTVILSFIFKQDVSAWLDLVSFDLNSILLWAIPTILIVVVIDVILWKKAPGKWMDDGGINERIFATISFPHLLFVSCMIGISEELLFRGILQVNLGYVPASILFAFMHIRYVYKPVLLLFVTLLSFLLGGIFLLTQNLLIPIVVHIFIDFILGLIIRYNVFSVRAKSNFQE
- a CDS encoding ATP-dependent DNA helicase RecQ, which translates into the protein MLIEEVLYERFGYKSFRKGQREIIEDVLEGKDVFAMLPTGSGKSICYQLPSYMMDGLVLVVSPLISLMEDQVEQMKKNGERRVCTFHSGLPFEIRKRILRHLSSYRIVYVSPETLQTEVFTNTIAKLKVSLFVVDEAHCISQWGHEFRTDYLKLDDFRNRIGRPPVLALTATATNKVRDDIIRQLNLEEPEQHIYSVDRPNIAIHMEKANHPAEKTDLLIESVKRLQKPGIIYTSSRAMTEDLTEMLKQAGVERVAYYHGGMENDDRLLIQKQFLYDELDVICCTNAFGMGINKSNIRYVIHYHFPPNMESYLQEIGRAGRDGDQSLALLLYHDQDDFIPERLLMSEFPSSHDIQKFAENVAAMPDRQKGWKELLERMELSETCERFMIFHYEKYLRSSTDSLTQWTEGMLELIQVRINEKRNRLRRMKQWIESDDCKRAGILSEFAEILLDRPENCCTHCGIDRSTFEQDQNDQHQGDGSGGHHFDWERELAEMFGQRVEHG